From Acidobacteriota bacterium, one genomic window encodes:
- a CDS encoding aldo/keto reductase, with product MQYRKFGRTGWQVSEIGYGMWGMGGWTGSDDDASLAALSRAVELGCNFFDTANAYGAGRSENLLGRLVRDFPDKKLYTATKVPPKNMRWPAETEYTLDESYPPDHIEEYLHKSLENSGLERFDLLQLHTWNDDWTDDDRWANALDSLKRQDLIGGCGISINRWEPWNGIRAVRSGRIDSVQVIYNIFDQNPEDELFPACIEHDVAVIARVPFDEGTLTGTLTKDTKFPESDWRSNYFNPENLNASVDRAEALRPLIPADMTMPEMALRHILSQPAVSTIIPGMRQIKNVEANCGASDKGPLSPDLLETLKAHRWVRKPTPWSA from the coding sequence ATGCAATACAGGAAATTCGGACGAACCGGCTGGCAGGTTTCGGAGATCGGCTACGGGATGTGGGGAATGGGCGGCTGGACGGGGTCGGACGATGACGCGTCGCTTGCGGCGCTGAGCCGCGCCGTCGAGCTTGGCTGCAACTTCTTCGACACCGCGAACGCGTACGGTGCAGGGCGGAGCGAGAATTTGCTCGGTCGTTTGGTGAGAGATTTTCCCGACAAGAAACTCTATACCGCGACGAAGGTCCCGCCGAAGAATATGCGCTGGCCGGCTGAAACGGAATACACGCTCGACGAATCGTATCCGCCGGATCACATCGAGGAATACTTGCATAAGAGTCTCGAAAACTCGGGGCTCGAGCGGTTCGATCTGCTTCAGCTTCACACCTGGAACGACGATTGGACGGACGACGACCGCTGGGCGAACGCGCTCGATTCGCTGAAACGCCAAGACCTGATCGGCGGCTGCGGAATCTCGATCAACCGCTGGGAACCGTGGAACGGCATCCGCGCCGTCAGGAGCGGCCGCATCGACTCCGTTCAGGTGATCTACAACATTTTCGATCAGAACCCCGAGGACGAACTCTTTCCGGCCTGCATCGAGCACGACGTCGCCGTCATCGCGCGCGTCCCGTTCGATGAAGGCACGTTGACCGGAACGCTGACGAAGGACACGAAATTCCCTGAAAGCGACTGGCGGAGCAACTATTTCAATCCTGAAAACCTGAACGCGAGCGTCGATCGCGCAGAAGCCCTGCGGCCACTGATCCCGGCAGATATGACGATGCCGGAAATGGCGCTGCGACACATTTTGAGTCAGCCGGCCGTCTCGACGATCATCCCGGGAATGCGCCAGATCAAGAACGTCGAAGCCAATTGCGGCGCAAGCGACAAAGGCCCGCTTTCTCCGGATCTGCTCGAAACGCTGAAAGCTCACCGTTGGGTTAGAAAACCGACTCCGTGGTCGGCGTGA
- a CDS encoding creatininase family protein: MKSLIAALLVLLASFAAVVAQDKDVVTTREMDRINWMEFKEAVPTKIDTVLLATGTLEPHGVINNGADNTAPTAMAKTIARRVNAMIAPTLPYGITGSMEAYPGAFQITEAAYRPFVKQILEGLAKNGFKNIIILNGHGGGQTAVLQSVAAEVATEKKVRTLVINWWSFAADETKEVFGEDGGHAGWNETAFIQAIDPTLVDKDRYKPELATPYPAPGTWSAVPFPSSIGLYQKGQGYPQFDQKKADEYYKKVTDKVANLINEIVRKWNRI, translated from the coding sequence ATGAAATCACTTATCGCCGCATTGCTCGTTCTTCTCGCGTCTTTTGCAGCTGTTGTCGCGCAGGACAAAGACGTCGTCACGACGCGCGAGATGGACCGCATTAACTGGATGGAATTCAAGGAAGCCGTTCCGACGAAGATCGACACCGTTCTGCTCGCGACCGGGACGCTCGAACCGCACGGCGTGATCAATAACGGCGCTGACAATACGGCTCCGACGGCGATGGCCAAAACGATCGCGCGGCGCGTCAACGCGATGATCGCGCCAACGCTGCCGTATGGAATCACGGGTTCGATGGAGGCTTATCCGGGTGCGTTTCAGATCACCGAAGCCGCCTACCGGCCGTTCGTCAAACAGATCCTCGAAGGGCTCGCAAAGAACGGATTCAAGAACATCATCATTCTTAACGGCCACGGCGGCGGGCAAACGGCCGTGCTGCAGTCGGTCGCGGCCGAGGTCGCAACCGAGAAGAAGGTCCGCACTTTGGTGATCAACTGGTGGTCGTTCGCGGCGGATGAAACGAAAGAGGTCTTCGGCGAGGACGGCGGGCACGCCGGTTGGAACGAAACCGCGTTCATCCAGGCGATCGATCCGACGCTCGTCGACAAAGATCGTTACAAACCCGAACTCGCGACGCCGTATCCGGCGCCCGGAACCTGGTCGGCGGTGCCGTTCCCGTCGTCGATCGGGCTCTATCAGAAAGGACAGGGCTACCCGCAGTTCGACCAGAAGAAAGCCGACGAATACTACAAAAAAGTGACCGACAAGGTCGCGAATCTGATCAACGAGATCGTCAGGAAATGGAACCGGATTTGA
- a CDS encoding UvrD-helicase domain-containing protein yields MTHWEKIRENASQLRHEIAAGIMPDELAAPEAICAAAVEHLGLCLIPEHPESANLRGAQAVLEDDVIFINNDLKGWYRSYCVAHEIGHARLHGHRISCSATEIDETKASEDCDSGAEKAVGYGAGERLEREANLFAIEFLLTCESLRRAFDTTDARAIAEKLRVPIETVAGQLMRALLIPPGQLETQPRSERKPDDSQKSAAESTACPLLVSAGPGTGKTQTLAGRISFLIGRGVSPGRILALTFSNKAAEEMRDRVAERHPLEATSIDMMTFHAFGLNLLRKYWQRAGLEPHSKIIDKIEALLYLEKNLASLGLEHFRSLHEPTRNLPDILGVISRAKDELCPPEMFAKLADEMLERTREGGDEKAIVKAEKVVEAARVYSYYQNYLEREKLLDFGDLIFRAVTLLERDQSVRAAVAGSYDAILVDEFQDINRASGILLKEISGDGRGLWAVGDIRQSIYRWRGASPLNIGQFAADFPNSRTLALETNYRSVPDIVSLFSRFAGQMKAGAGVFHDWSANRGTSAPAVTLTVSPTIEEEADAIAATIRDNEAGDSEFSDHAVICRTHKQLVALSDKLSERGIPVFYLGDVFEREEVRDLLSLLDLSISKSGHSLVRVALLPEYAIPEADVRRILEESRTRANGFAEVLTDEAYDSEISRRGIGGWHLLRAQLEKLGGTETAWSFLAAYLFAESRFLERFLESDDVARMTARLAIFQFANFARGMEGRFEEHGPEGIRAFLRYVRRLAWFKEDKDLAQIPEAAAGLNAVRMLTVHAAKGLEFNTVFLPYLGAGRFPSSRRGARCSVPDGMIPNGGDFHDEEEECLFFVAMSRARDGLHLSRSRSYGKTSSNESRHLTALEGFLPAARIVDARNSDERPMSTADSLRRSSFYAAELDRYNRCPREFYYTNDRRLKSRDEDSVYRSFHNLLREVLKEVCDDSGAPEDAAFERFERKWLESGIGDHAYSPFFLEIAAEILARPPRVGAGEGAEVSFTVNIAGCAVNVSADGITEEDGKVFVDRMKTGKKPSRIEEDVDALLLEAVEKANPGRFVVVRKTYLMSDESVDVPITAKFRENALNRYADAIAGINNREFPVTSKDENCPNCPHYFICPAGE; encoded by the coding sequence ATGACGCATTGGGAAAAGATCCGTGAAAATGCCTCGCAGCTGAGACACGAGATCGCCGCCGGCATAATGCCTGACGAGCTGGCCGCGCCGGAAGCGATCTGCGCCGCGGCGGTCGAGCATCTCGGACTCTGCCTGATCCCCGAACATCCCGAATCGGCAAATCTGCGCGGCGCGCAAGCCGTACTCGAAGACGACGTGATCTTCATCAATAACGATCTGAAGGGATGGTATCGATCGTACTGCGTCGCGCACGAGATCGGGCACGCACGGCTGCACGGCCACCGGATCAGCTGCTCGGCAACGGAGATCGACGAAACCAAAGCAAGCGAAGACTGCGATTCCGGGGCTGAGAAGGCGGTCGGCTACGGCGCGGGCGAGCGATTGGAGCGCGAGGCGAATTTGTTCGCGATCGAGTTTCTGCTTACCTGCGAATCGCTTCGCCGCGCGTTTGACACGACCGATGCGCGGGCGATCGCCGAAAAACTGAGAGTCCCGATCGAGACCGTTGCCGGCCAGCTTATGCGGGCGCTCCTCATACCGCCGGGGCAGCTTGAAACGCAACCACGGTCAGAACGGAAGCCTGACGACAGTCAAAAGTCGGCGGCAGAATCGACGGCGTGTCCGCTGCTCGTCAGCGCCGGCCCGGGAACGGGCAAAACCCAGACTCTCGCCGGTCGCATATCTTTTCTGATCGGCCGCGGCGTCAGCCCCGGACGAATTCTCGCGCTCACATTCTCGAACAAGGCGGCGGAGGAAATGCGTGACCGTGTCGCCGAACGTCACCCGCTTGAGGCAACCTCGATCGATATGATGACGTTCCACGCCTTCGGGCTGAACCTGCTCAGAAAATACTGGCAGCGCGCCGGCCTCGAACCGCATTCGAAGATCATCGACAAGATCGAAGCCCTCCTCTATCTTGAGAAGAACCTCGCTTCTTTGGGTCTCGAACATTTCCGCTCGCTGCACGAACCGACGCGTAATCTCCCGGACATACTTGGCGTCATTTCGCGCGCCAAGGACGAACTCTGCCCGCCGGAGATGTTTGCGAAGCTGGCCGATGAAATGCTCGAACGGACTCGCGAAGGCGGCGACGAAAAAGCGATCGTGAAGGCCGAAAAGGTCGTCGAAGCGGCCAGGGTTTACAGCTATTACCAGAACTACCTTGAGCGTGAAAAGCTGCTTGATTTCGGCGACCTGATCTTTCGGGCGGTGACGCTGCTCGAACGGGATCAATCCGTCCGGGCCGCGGTCGCCGGGAGTTACGACGCGATACTCGTCGACGAATTTCAGGATATCAACCGCGCCTCGGGGATTTTGCTCAAGGAGATCTCCGGAGATGGCCGCGGGCTCTGGGCGGTCGGCGACATCCGCCAGTCGATCTACCGCTGGCGCGGAGCGTCACCACTTAATATCGGGCAGTTCGCCGCCGATTTCCCGAACTCACGGACGCTGGCTCTTGAAACGAACTATCGGTCCGTGCCGGATATAGTCTCCCTCTTCTCGCGTTTTGCCGGTCAAATGAAGGCCGGTGCCGGCGTCTTTCACGACTGGAGTGCAAACCGTGGGACTTCCGCGCCGGCGGTAACTCTGACCGTTTCGCCGACCATCGAGGAAGAGGCCGACGCAATCGCCGCGACGATCCGGGACAATGAGGCTGGCGACTCGGAATTCAGCGACCACGCCGTGATTTGCCGGACGCATAAACAGCTCGTTGCCTTGTCGGACAAACTCTCGGAACGCGGCATCCCGGTGTTCTACCTCGGGGATGTTTTCGAACGCGAAGAAGTACGCGATCTGCTTTCGCTGCTGGATCTTTCAATTTCCAAAAGCGGCCACTCGCTCGTCCGCGTCGCCCTTTTGCCGGAATACGCGATACCGGAAGCGGACGTTCGGCGAATTCTTGAAGAATCGCGAACGCGCGCCAACGGCTTTGCGGAAGTCTTGACCGACGAGGCTTACGATTCTGAGATCTCGCGGCGCGGAATCGGCGGCTGGCACCTTTTGAGGGCGCAGCTCGAAAAGCTGGGCGGCACTGAAACGGCGTGGAGTTTTCTTGCCGCATACCTTTTCGCCGAATCGCGTTTTCTCGAACGGTTTCTTGAGTCCGACGACGTTGCCAGGATGACGGCGCGGCTGGCGATCTTTCAGTTCGCGAATTTCGCACGCGGGATGGAAGGCCGATTCGAGGAACACGGTCCCGAAGGCATCCGCGCGTTTCTGCGCTACGTTCGGCGTCTCGCCTGGTTCAAGGAGGACAAGGACCTGGCGCAGATTCCGGAAGCGGCCGCCGGTCTGAACGCGGTACGGATGCTGACGGTTCACGCGGCGAAAGGGCTCGAATTCAATACCGTATTCCTGCCGTATCTCGGAGCCGGAAGGTTCCCTTCGAGCCGGCGCGGCGCGCGTTGTTCAGTACCCGACGGAATGATCCCGAACGGTGGCGACTTTCACGATGAAGAAGAAGAATGTCTGTTCTTCGTCGCGATGTCGCGTGCGCGCGACGGGCTTCATCTCTCGAGATCGAGGTCATACGGAAAAACCTCGAGCAACGAGTCAAGACACTTGACGGCGCTTGAAGGGTTTCTGCCGGCGGCGCGGATCGTCGACGCGCGGAACTCCGATGAACGGCCGATGTCGACCGCAGACAGCCTCCGCCGCAGCTCCTTCTACGCCGCCGAGTTGGACCGCTACAATCGCTGCCCGCGCGAGTTCTACTATACGAACGATCGGCGTTTGAAATCGCGGGACGAGGACTCGGTTTACAGATCGTTCCATAATCTCCTTCGTGAGGTGTTAAAAGAGGTTTGCGATGATTCAGGCGCCCCGGAGGACGCGGCTTTCGAGCGATTTGAACGCAAATGGCTTGAATCCGGGATCGGTGATCACGCCTATTCGCCGTTCTTTCTCGAAATCGCGGCTGAGATCCTCGCACGCCCCCCTCGCGTCGGAGCGGGGGAAGGCGCCGAGGTGAGCTTTACCGTGAACATCGCCGGATGCGCGGTCAACGTAAGCGCAGACGGCATCACGGAAGAGGACGGAAAGGTCTTCGTCGATCGGATGAAAACCGGAAAGAAACCTTCAAGAATCGAAGAGGATGTCGACGCTCTGCTGCTTGAAGCGGTTGAAAAGGCAAATCCGGGCAGGTTCGTCGTCGTTCGCAAAACATACCTGATGAGCGATGAGTCGGTTGATGTGCCAATCACCGCGAAGTTTCGCGAAAACGCGCTCAACCGCTACGCCGACGCCATCGCCGGTATCAACAACCGCGAGTTCCCTGTAACATCGAAAGACGAGAATTGTCCCAATTGCCCGCACTATTTCATCTGTCCGGCAGGGGAGTAG
- a CDS encoding sigma-70 family RNA polymerase sigma factor encodes MTKRKQDTGEVYHRRAEVERQLNDLLPLDRAVVLRALDIRDRDCEGYIFDETLVYFIREAHSAGDDDLTNDLYLELDLRMHRLLGRFKYLFQTNPSDFEDFAQKIATAMLGKLFGGDSADYAEVNFGDFVVMAAETEKRVFLRHIERDKLFVAPPEDEENETAFENLFRSGELAIDRKLSLREAIGKLPPQILHAAVLYYLDGWQIESNSPSVATISGYFGVSSRTIRNWLMKPEKILSDYRGETR; translated from the coding sequence TTGACAAAACGAAAACAGGACACCGGCGAGGTCTATCACCGGCGCGCCGAGGTAGAACGGCAGTTAAACGATTTGCTGCCGCTTGACCGCGCCGTTGTCCTCCGGGCGCTCGATATTCGGGACAGGGATTGTGAAGGCTACATTTTTGACGAGACGCTCGTCTACTTCATCCGCGAGGCTCACTCCGCCGGCGACGATGATTTGACCAATGACCTTTACCTCGAGCTGGATCTGAGAATGCACAGACTTCTCGGCAGATTCAAATACCTTTTTCAGACAAATCCGTCGGATTTTGAGGACTTCGCTCAAAAGATCGCGACGGCGATGCTCGGAAAGTTGTTCGGCGGCGATTCCGCCGATTACGCCGAGGTAAATTTCGGCGACTTCGTGGTAATGGCCGCCGAGACCGAAAAGCGCGTGTTCCTCAGACACATCGAGAGGGATAAGCTGTTTGTTGCACCGCCTGAAGACGAAGAAAATGAGACCGCTTTTGAAAACCTTTTCCGCTCAGGCGAACTGGCGATCGACCGTAAGCTTAGCCTCCGGGAAGCGATCGGGAAACTGCCGCCGCAAATCCTGCACGCCGCGGTCCTCTATTATCTTGACGGCTGGCAGATCGAAAGCAATAGCCCGTCGGTCGCGACGATCAGCGGATATTTCGGTGTCAGTTCGAGGACGATCCGGAACTGGCTTATGAAACCGGAGAAGATCCTCAGCGATTATCGGGGGGAAACACGATGA
- a CDS encoding DUF3293 domain-containing protein: MAANRNFEEIYKAAEYVVEDGKRRFVIRVGETSGELDALLGEYQCETWAFISAHNPRSEELTPEENEARHIDFISYLNDHEYRNFAGYGQSPDGLWTPETSALVVNIARTEAIGIGTLFDQSAILIGRKGFSPELVWCDQGLSE, encoded by the coding sequence ATGGCGGCAAACAGAAATTTCGAAGAAATCTACAAAGCCGCCGAGTACGTCGTTGAAGACGGCAAGCGGCGCTTTGTCATCCGCGTCGGCGAAACGAGCGGTGAACTTGACGCGCTGCTCGGGGAATACCAATGCGAAACCTGGGCTTTTATCTCTGCGCATAATCCGCGCTCGGAAGAACTCACACCCGAAGAGAACGAGGCGCGTCATATTGATTTCATTTCATATCTCAACGACCACGAGTATCGGAACTTTGCCGGTTACGGGCAATCTCCGGATGGTCTGTGGACACCCGAAACGAGTGCTCTTGTCGTCAACATCGCGAGGACCGAAGCGATCGGGATCGGAACCTTGTTCGACCAAAGCGCGATTCTCATCGGGCGCAAGGGATTTTCGCCCGAACTCGTCTGGTGCGATCAGGGCCTTTCCGAGTGA
- a CDS encoding YtxH domain-containing protein, with translation MNEEKSNFGRNLSYLLIGGGIGAILALLFAPKAGEAFRADIANAARTGIDKTGEFAADLSETAQTAYEDAKLKAGDAYVAVKDKINVGAAALAAMPINVEHAVLDKMDEISAKIAH, from the coding sequence ATGAATGAAGAAAAATCAAATTTTGGAAGAAACCTGTCTTACTTGCTGATCGGCGGCGGGATAGGGGCGATTCTTGCTCTGCTGTTTGCGCCCAAGGCGGGCGAAGCGTTTCGCGCAGACATCGCCAACGCGGCGCGGACCGGGATCGATAAAACCGGCGAATTCGCGGCGGATCTGAGCGAAACGGCTCAAACCGCTTATGAAGACGCCAAGTTGAAAGCCGGCGACGCGTACGTTGCCGTCAAGGATAAGATCAATGTCGGTGCCGCGGCATTGGCCGCGATGCCGATCAATGTCGAGCACGCTGTACTCGACAAGATGGACGAAATTTCGGCGAAGATCGCGCATTGA